AAGTGTAATTCTTTGTGAAAAAAATACAGCAAGAGGTAAATATTGTCCATAATCTTCTTAAATTTGTCCCTAACAAATTGGTTAAAATAGATTAAACTCTATCTGTAAGCGTTTAAAAAAGAAGGGGTGGCAACATGACAGAAGAGATCAAAGTAAAAGAAATTGAAACTCTTGTTGAAACAGCGAAGAATGCACAAAAGGAATATGAACATTTTACGCAAGAACAAGTAGATGCAGTCGTAAAAAGTGTCTACCAAGAAACATTAAATAATGCCGAACAACTAGCTATCGCGGCAAACAAAGAAACAGGTTTCGGAAAAGTAACAGATAAAGTCATCAAGAATACTTTTGCGAGCGAACAAGTCTATGAGAGTATCAAAGAGTTGCCGACAGTTGGAATTGTCAATCGTCTTGAACAAGAAAAGATTATTGAAATCGGGATACCTTTAGGCGTCGTTGCTGGATTGATTCCATCGACAAATCCAACAGCAACAGTTATTTTCAAATCATTGATTGCTTTAAAAACTGGAAACGCAATTATTTTTTCACCACATCCAAAAGCTTTGAATGCCATCTTATTAGCTGCTGAAATCATTGAAAATGCTGCAGTTGCTGCTGGTGCACCAGCAGGTTTGATTCAAGTGATCAAGGAGCCAACACTTGAAGCAACAAGTGCTTTAATGAAGCATACAGATGTTTCATTGATTCTTGCAACGGGTGGAAAAGCAATGGTTCAAGCAGCCTATAGTTCAGGCAATCCAGCAATTGGCGTAGGACCTGGGAATGTTCCGGTGTTGATCGATCACTCTGCTGACATTACTCATGCTATAAATTGTATCGTCAGTAGTAAAACCTTTGACAATGGGATTATTTGTGCTTCAGAACAGGCTTTGGTAGTAGAAGACTCTGTTAAAAATGAAGTGATCGAACAATTGAAAGAAAAAGATGCTTATTTTATGAATGAAGAAGAAGCAGCTAAAGTCAGTCGTTATATTTTAAGAGAAACAGGCACGTTGAATCCTGAAATTGTTGGGAAAAGTGCGGTTGATGTAGCGAAATTAGTTGGTATCACTGTGCCGAAAACGACAAGCATTTTAATTTCAGAACAGACGGAAATTGGCCGCCATAATCCATATTCCAGAGAGAAACTAACACCGATTTTAGGAATGTATACTGTAGCTTCCTTTAAAGAAGGAGTGGATACGTGTAAAGCATTGCTAGCAAATGAAGGGACTGGGCATACCGCTGTTATCCATACGACAACAGATGCACATGCTGAAACTTTCGGGCTGGAAATGAAAGCATCACGAATTTTAGTGAATACGTTAGGTGCTTTGGGTGCTATCGGAGCAACGACAAAACTTTCACCTTCGATGACTTTAGGCTGTGGTGCAATGGGTGGCAGCAGTACAACGGATAATGTGACAGCCCATCATTTAATGAATGTAAAACGTATTGCTTATGGTACGGAATAAGCGACAATTAAAATTAGAGTAAGTGTATTTGAACGATACTGTGCGTAATGACAAATTGGTGTCATCTACACAGTATCGTTCTTTTTTCATCTTTAGTCGCATATTTCACTAGTTTTTCTTGCATCTTCGACAGGCATTAGGTAAACTAGTAAGGATTGAAAACTTGTCAAGGAGGTAGTTTGAATGGCAAATCCAACAATTGCAATTGTCGGTCGCCCCAATGTAGGAAAGTCGACGATTTTTAACCGTATAGCTGGTGAACGAATTTCTATCGTTGAAGATACACCAGGTGTCACTAGAGACCGTATTTACGCCACAGGAGAGTGGTTAGGTCGTGAATTTAGTATAATCGATACAGGTGGTATCGATCTTGGTGATGAGCCCTTTATGGAGCAAATCAAGCATCAGGCAGAAATCGCGATTGAAGAAACCGATGTCATCATTTTTGTTGCCAGCGGCAGAGAAGGTGTGACAGATGCGGATGAACTTGTAGCAAAAATTTTATACCGTAGTAAAAAGCCAATCATTTTGGCTGTGAATAAAGTCGATAACCCAGAAATGCGTAATGATATTTATGAGTTTTATGCGTTAGGATTAGGAGATCCATTTCCAATTTCAGGAAGTCATGGACTTGGAATTGGTGACGTGTTAGACGAAGCGGTCAAACATTTTTCAACTGAGATTGAAGAGGAAGATGAAGGCACGATCAAGTTTAGTTTGATCGGTCGTCCAAATGTAGGGAAATCTTCATTGATCAACGCGATTCTTGGTGAAGAGCGTGTGATCGTTTCTGATATTGAAGGAACTACACGTGATGCAATCGATACACACTTTGAATCTGAAGATGGACAAAAGTTCCTGATGATCGATACAGCGGGAATGCGTAAACGCGGGAAAGTCTATGAAAGTACTGAAAAATATAGTGTGATGCGTGCGATGCGTGCGATCGAACGTTCAGATATTGTTTTGATGGTTCTAAATGCAGAAGAAGGTATTCGTGAACAAGATAAAAAAGTTGCTGGTTATGCACATGAAGCCGGGAGAGGGATCATCATTGTTGTCAATAAATGGGATACGTTGAAAAAAGAAACGAATACTATGCGTGATTTTGAGGAAGAAATTCGTGATGAATTCCAATATCTGGATTATGCTCCGATCATTTTCGTTTCAGCTGTGACGAAGCAGCGTTTAAACAAGTTGCCTGAGCTGATCGAAACAGTCAGCATGAATCAAAATCTACGAATTCCATCAGCCTTATTGAATGATGTGGTCATGGATGCGATCGCGATCAATCCAACACCGACAGACAAAGGCAAACGATTAAAGGTCTTTTATGCAACACAAGTCGCTATCAAACCGCCGACCTTCGTCATTTTTGTAAACGAAGAGGAATTGATGCATTTTTCTTACGCACGATTTTTGGAGAACCAAATTCGAAAAGCATTTACTTTTGAAGGCACACCGATCAAAATTATTCCAAGAAGACGGAAATAGCGCATTTTACCACACTTTTTTCAAATGTACAAACAAATTCATTGAGTTCTAAAAAAAAATGACATTTTTTGAAAAAACTGGTTAAAAAGCATCAAAAACCTTGCTATTACAAGCTTCCTATGATATCGTGATAACAGAATATTGAACCAAATCAATATTTGTACGTCATTTTTGGACCACTCAAAAATGAACGTAAATTCGATATCTATTAGATATCCTATCCCTTGTGGAGGAGGTGAAATAATCCATGGCAAATAAAGCAGAATTAATCGAAAACGTTGCATCTTCAACTGGTCTAACTAAAAAAGACGCAACTGCAGCAGTGGATGCTGTATTTTCAACAATCCAAGAATCTCTTGCTAAAGGTGAAAAAGTTCAATTAATCGGTTTTGGTAACTTTGAAGTTCGCGAACGTGCGGCTCGTAAAGGACGTAACCCACAAACTGGTAAAGAAATTCAAATCGCTGCAAGTAAAGTACCTGCGTTCAAACCAGGTAAAGCCTTGAAAGATGCTGTTAAATAAGACAGTTCTTAGAATCCCTGATTTTCAGGGGTTCTTTCTTTTTTTGAATGATAAAAAGCTGAGATAAGTGCTGCTTCCATAAATTATGGACGTTGACAGCATTTATCTCAGTTTTTTAAGGATAATGAATAATTAGTTATGTCAAAAAGATAAATTTACCTATGAACAGTTAAGGCGACTAATTATTCAATTTAGATCGAATCACTAAGCTTCTAGAACGCTGTATGTTTAAGGAGTGCGCTAAGATCCGTAACATACATTTTCTTTGAAGCAAACTTATTATAATCATCGGTGTATTAGAATTTTATATGCTGTAAAAACGGAATATTCCGTAGGAAAATATGAATCAATAATGTCTGTTCTTTAAGAAACTCTAAAGAACCATTGTTATTTAGATGGAAATGCTTGTTACATAAAATAGTCCATCCCTCTTTATGTTTTCCAACAAATAATGGTAGAATAAGGAAGAGGGGTGTCAGCGATGGAATTCATTTATGCAAAGAATCATCAAAAAACCACCATTACATATGGAAAAACCTTCGCTTCTCAGCTTAGGACAACGACAGTGAGCGCAACACATGTTTTTTTAATCACCAATCAGCGCTACTACGATTTGTTTGCGGATAAATTTATTCAGTTTTTTGATGAGGGGCAAGAAATCGATTGGTTTATTTGTAAAAATGACGCGCACTGCAATAATATGAACGAACTGGAAGGACTCCTTGCGTTTATTGCCGATTTTGACCAGCAACAGGATTTCTTGTTTTTAGGTATCGGAAATGAAGGAGTAATTCAATTGACTAGCTTTTTGCACAGTACATCAGTATTAACATCGACCTGCTGGTTACTCCCTTTATCTGTTCGTTCACTAAGTAAGAGTTTACTTGGCGCCGCTGAAATAGAACTAAACAATCATCCTGTTTTAAAAAATACAGTGCTTCCAGAACAAATTATCTATGATCATACATTGATCACTGATCATGGGGATGGAAAATTGGTTGACTTTCTGATTTTTATCCGATGCGGTATTGTGCGAAGTCATGATTATTTGAGAGTACTTTTTAAAAACTATAATGATCGTTCGAAATTAAATCAGCAGTCATTCGCTGCTTTATTGAATGAAATGATTCATTATTATGAGATAGATGGACAAAAAATCGATCAGTTTGGTACACTATTCGAGCACGGCTTTTCCGAAGTAGCCAACGGGCATCTTTTATCTAGAAATATGAAGCGACTTTTAGGCTGTTTATTGCAGTTGCTTTGGGCTCAGGAAGTGAATAATTTCTCCTTTCATTATAAAAATTTTGTGATTTGGTTGATCCACTTAGGCTTTCCTGTCGATTTTCCAGAACAAATTTTGACTAGCGATTATGTCGAAGGGATCCTAACCTGTGTGGACCGAGGAGAACGAGCGCTTTTGTTAAATGAAATCGGCAATGGCGATCAGCTTCAAAAGCCGAAAGCAGAAGACTTATTACAAACCGTTGAACATTATAGACGAATACTAAAAGAAATCAGAGGGTAGAACAATGACAACGTATAGTGAAAAAATGCTACAAGCATTACATGAAGATGATTTAGCGCAAGCGCAATTGATGCTTGCGGAAGCAATTAGAAAAGATGACGATGATACACTTGCTGATTTAGGTGAAGAGTTGTTGTCATTAGGTTTTTTAGAAGAAGCAAAATTGATTTTTGACCATTTACTATCGATTTTCCCTGATGCGGAAGGATTGAATATTCCATTAGCTGAGATTGCGATCGAGAATAATTTGATCGATGAAGCTTTTGAATATTTAGAAAAAGTAACGAAAGACAGTGATAGCTATGTTCAAAGCCTGCTAGTTACAGCAGATTTATATCAAGTGATCGGTATTCCAGAAGTCAGTGAAGCAAAATTGAAAGAAGCACAACAGATTTTACCGGATGAACCACTTATTTTATTCGCTTTAGGCGAACTATACTTTGTAAATGGACAATTTGGTGAAGCCATTGAGGCATACACGACACTACTTGAGGAACAAGTAACAGATATTTCCGGAGTCTCGATCAATGAACGCCTTGGAAGTTGTTACAGCATGATGGGTGAATTTGAAGAGGCCATCCCATATTTGGAAAAAGCCTTAGGAGAAGGACAGACGGATGAACGTCTATTTCAGCTTGCGTTCACGTATTTACAGTTACACGAAAATCAAAAAGCTATTGCATTGCTGCAGCAATTGAGAGTTTTAAATCCACATTATCAGTCCTTGTATCTTTCATTAGGTGAAGCCTTACAAGAAGAGGAACAACTTGAAGAAGCTCAAACAGTTTTATCAGAAGGAATCAAAGAAAATCCATTTCAAGTTGATTTGTACCATCTTGCTTCTGAAAATGCTTATCGTTTACATGATACAGTGCAAGCAGAAGAATTATTGAAAAAAGCTCTAGAACTTGGGGAAAAAACAGATGAAACGCTGCTTACCTTAAGTAATTTGTATTTAAATGAAGAACGCTTTGATGAAGTTGTCGAAGTCGTCCAAAAGATGGAAGAACAAGGACATCCATACGCTGAATGGAATCTCGCTCATGCATATAATGAACTGGAAGAATTTGCATTGGCAAAAGTTCACTATGAACAAGCCTATCAAGAGCTTAACCATGAGCCGGATTTTTTGAAAGAATATGCGGTGTTTCTACGTGAAGAAGGCCAACTGGAAAAAGCGAAGGAACTGTTACAGCATTATCTTCACCATGAGCCTGGTGATACAGAAGCACAATCATTACTGGATGATATAGAAGAAAGATAGGTGATGACGATGTTTGTCAATGTCTCTGATAAGAAAGAATTTTTACTTTGGTTAGTGAATAATGTTTCTTTTAGTCAACGAGAAGTATTATGGATTTTGAATTATCTAATCAATCACGAAGCGATTTTAAATAATGTGCATTTTGTTGAGCA
This sequence is a window from Enterococcus wangshanyuanii. Protein-coding genes within it:
- a CDS encoding aldehyde dehydrogenase family protein, yielding MTEEIKVKEIETLVETAKNAQKEYEHFTQEQVDAVVKSVYQETLNNAEQLAIAANKETGFGKVTDKVIKNTFASEQVYESIKELPTVGIVNRLEQEKIIEIGIPLGVVAGLIPSTNPTATVIFKSLIALKTGNAIIFSPHPKALNAILLAAEIIENAAVAAGAPAGLIQVIKEPTLEATSALMKHTDVSLILATGGKAMVQAAYSSGNPAIGVGPGNVPVLIDHSADITHAINCIVSSKTFDNGIICASEQALVVEDSVKNEVIEQLKEKDAYFMNEEEAAKVSRYILRETGTLNPEIVGKSAVDVAKLVGITVPKTTSILISEQTEIGRHNPYSREKLTPILGMYTVASFKEGVDTCKALLANEGTGHTAVIHTTTDAHAETFGLEMKASRILVNTLGALGAIGATTKLSPSMTLGCGAMGGSSTTDNVTAHHLMNVKRIAYGTE
- the der gene encoding ribosome biogenesis GTPase Der, whose protein sequence is MANPTIAIVGRPNVGKSTIFNRIAGERISIVEDTPGVTRDRIYATGEWLGREFSIIDTGGIDLGDEPFMEQIKHQAEIAIEETDVIIFVASGREGVTDADELVAKILYRSKKPIILAVNKVDNPEMRNDIYEFYALGLGDPFPISGSHGLGIGDVLDEAVKHFSTEIEEEDEGTIKFSLIGRPNVGKSSLINAILGEERVIVSDIEGTTRDAIDTHFESEDGQKFLMIDTAGMRKRGKVYESTEKYSVMRAMRAIERSDIVLMVLNAEEGIREQDKKVAGYAHEAGRGIIIVVNKWDTLKKETNTMRDFEEEIRDEFQYLDYAPIIFVSAVTKQRLNKLPELIETVSMNQNLRIPSALLNDVVMDAIAINPTPTDKGKRLKVFYATQVAIKPPTFVIFVNEEELMHFSYARFLENQIRKAFTFEGTPIKIIPRRRK
- a CDS encoding HU family DNA-binding protein; amino-acid sequence: MANKAELIENVASSTGLTKKDATAAVDAVFSTIQESLAKGEKVQLIGFGNFEVRERAARKGRNPQTGKEIQIAASKVPAFKPGKALKDAVK
- a CDS encoding tetratricopeptide repeat protein; this encodes MTTYSEKMLQALHEDDLAQAQLMLAEAIRKDDDDTLADLGEELLSLGFLEEAKLIFDHLLSIFPDAEGLNIPLAEIAIENNLIDEAFEYLEKVTKDSDSYVQSLLVTADLYQVIGIPEVSEAKLKEAQQILPDEPLILFALGELYFVNGQFGEAIEAYTTLLEEQVTDISGVSINERLGSCYSMMGEFEEAIPYLEKALGEGQTDERLFQLAFTYLQLHENQKAIALLQQLRVLNPHYQSLYLSLGEALQEEEQLEEAQTVLSEGIKENPFQVDLYHLASENAYRLHDTVQAEELLKKALELGEKTDETLLTLSNLYLNEERFDEVVEVVQKMEEQGHPYAEWNLAHAYNELEEFALAKVHYEQAYQELNHEPDFLKEYAVFLREEGQLEKAKELLQHYLHHEPGDTEAQSLLDDIEER